The Leadbettera azotonutricia ZAS-9 genome has a window encoding:
- the hisH gene encoding imidazole glycerol phosphate synthase subunit HisH, translating into MIGVIDYGAGNLGSVMNALKRLNTEARFVKAPEELGSNTPYAKIIFPGDGHFATAMASLEKSGYAQAVKEWINADRPFLGICIGLQLLFDASEEAPPVNGREVKGLSIIPGSVKRFPGRKVPQIGWNSTKARSGSRLFKDIPQNSFFYYIHSYYAAPAGDRAVAAEADYYLSYCSAVEQGNLSAVQFHPEKSGTWGLKLLENWIMG; encoded by the coding sequence ATGATAGGTGTAATAGATTACGGCGCAGGCAATCTTGGTTCTGTGATGAATGCGCTTAAACGCCTCAACACCGAAGCCCGTTTTGTCAAGGCACCCGAAGAACTCGGCAGCAATACCCCTTACGCCAAAATTATCTTCCCCGGCGATGGCCACTTTGCAACCGCCATGGCCTCCCTTGAAAAGTCGGGCTATGCCCAGGCAGTAAAAGAGTGGATCAACGCTGACAGGCCTTTCCTCGGTATCTGCATTGGCCTTCAGCTCCTCTTTGATGCTTCTGAAGAAGCCCCCCCGGTGAACGGCAGGGAAGTAAAGGGCCTTTCAATTATCCCCGGCTCCGTTAAACGTTTTCCGGGCCGCAAGGTTCCCCAGATTGGCTGGAACAGTACCAAGGCCCGTTCCGGGAGCCGCCTTTTTAAAGACATTCCTCAAAATTCTTTTTTCTACTACATACATTCTTACTACGCGGCTCCCGCAGGGGACAGGGCCGTTGCGGCGGAAGCGGATTATTACCTTTCTTACTGTTCCGCAGTGGAGCAGGGGAATCTTTCGGCGGTGCAGTTTCATCCCGAGAAGTCGGGAACCTGGGGTCTCAAGCTGCTTGAAAACTGGATTATGGGTTAA
- the hisB gene encoding imidazoleglycerol-phosphate dehydratase HisB has protein sequence MRTAEVTRSTKETNITIKLDLDGKGTAKLDYPIGFMAHMLNTFARHGLFDLEIRASGDLEVDQHHLVEDTGIVLGQCFAKALGNKESIRRVGSCLYPMDETLARAAVDLSGRSFLVFEAGLPGNDTAQDFWQGFASSAGAALHLDILRGRSDHHKVEALFKAAARALREACEIDPRSIGLIPSTKGVLA, from the coding sequence ATGAGAACTGCAGAAGTTACCAGAAGTACCAAAGAAACCAATATTACCATCAAGCTTGACCTTGACGGCAAGGGAACGGCGAAGCTGGATTATCCCATAGGTTTCATGGCCCATATGCTTAACACCTTTGCCCGCCATGGTCTTTTCGATTTGGAAATAAGGGCCTCCGGGGATCTTGAAGTTGACCAGCATCACCTGGTGGAAGATACCGGCATAGTCCTGGGCCAGTGTTTTGCCAAAGCTCTTGGCAATAAAGAAAGCATACGCCGCGTTGGAAGCTGCCTATACCCCATGGACGAGACCCTTGCCAGGGCCGCGGTAGATCTTTCGGGCCGGAGTTTTCTGGTTTTTGAAGCAGGCCTTCCGGGCAACGACACGGCCCAGGATTTTTGGCAGGGGTTCGCGTCAAGCGCAGGCGCGGCGCTGCACCTGGACATACTCAGGGGCCGCAGCGATCATCACAAAGTTGAAGCCCTCTTTAAAGCGGCAGCCCGGGCCCTGAGGGAAGCCTGCGAAATCGATCCCCGGTCAATCGGCCTCATACCCTCGACCAAAGGTGTTTTAGCATGA
- the hisG gene encoding ATP phosphoribosyltransferase, with translation MDKLRILIPKGRIFDNVSKLFDEAGFPMYLADRTYRPVIAADWLDAKIMKPQNVGELLELGSHDAGFTGIDWIQENGADVEEILDLGMDKVRIVAAIPAETSEAQLKARKIVVATEYVNLAEKWLKKENYNYRILRTYGATEVFPPDDADMIIDNTASGQTLKDNGLKIIATVLESSTRFVASKAAMANPEKRGRIEELAMLFNAVLEGRDRVMLEMNVTEENFNELVSGLPSMRSPTVAPLCGSDGFAVKIAVKKHEVPELIPRLKKLGAGDIVEYDLRKVVP, from the coding sequence ATGGACAAGCTGCGTATCCTTATCCCCAAGGGGAGGATTTTTGACAATGTTTCCAAATTGTTCGACGAGGCAGGATTCCCCATGTACCTCGCGGACCGTACCTATCGGCCTGTGATTGCGGCCGACTGGCTGGACGCCAAGATCATGAAACCCCAGAATGTAGGCGAGCTTCTGGAATTGGGGAGCCACGATGCGGGCTTTACGGGCATCGACTGGATACAGGAAAACGGCGCCGATGTAGAAGAGATCCTGGATCTGGGCATGGACAAGGTGCGCATTGTTGCCGCCATTCCCGCTGAAACAAGCGAGGCGCAGCTCAAAGCCCGCAAGATCGTGGTTGCCACAGAATACGTCAACCTGGCTGAGAAGTGGCTCAAGAAAGAGAATTACAATTATCGCATACTCCGTACCTACGGGGCCACCGAAGTTTTCCCCCCTGATGACGCTGACATGATCATTGACAATACCGCTTCGGGCCAGACCCTTAAAGATAACGGCCTTAAAATCATCGCCACTGTTCTGGAATCTTCCACCCGTTTTGTAGCTTCCAAGGCCGCTATGGCAAACCCCGAAAAGCGGGGCCGCATCGAAGAACTTGCCATGCTCTTTAACGCGGTTCTCGAAGGCCGCGACAGGGTGATGCTTGAGATGAACGTTACCGAGGAGAATTTCAACGAGCTTGTTTCGGGCCTTCCGTCCATGCGCAGCCCTACGGTTGCGCCCCTTTGCGGGAGTGACGGTTTTGCAGTAAAAATCGCCGTAAAAAAACACGAAGTCCCTGAACTTATACCCAGGCTGAAAAAGCTGGGCGCAGGGGACATTGTAGAATATGATTTGAGGAAAGTTGTTCCTTAA
- a CDS encoding substrate-binding domain-containing protein, with amino-acid sequence MESTLLTAEDVAGQLRIKKYTVYELIKRGELPSSKVGKQVRVSQADIDFYLQAGKTGPRAKTSAVGTDDEDCSWDGSGPVAGTLRRMPAESIQTSGASIIVSGQDACIDLLLPKIAGTGESVLRSYMGCYNSLYALYNGRITMAASHLWDAETDTYNYPFMHRLLPGLRVGVLRLAGRMQGFYVKKKNPLKIESWKDLARPGITIINREKGCGTRILLDQKLTGLNIDPQGIQGYTRESGSHLVCAGIVAKGGADLGCGCARGAEGIQGIEFIPLQLEWYDFVFRLSDKNTSAVRSILSYVDSPEFKQDLEILGGYDTSQTGRYEEF; translated from the coding sequence ATGGAATCTACCCTGCTAACCGCCGAAGACGTGGCTGGCCAACTGCGGATTAAGAAATATACGGTCTACGAACTTATCAAACGGGGAGAACTGCCCTCTTCAAAAGTGGGAAAACAAGTGCGGGTTTCCCAGGCGGATATAGATTTCTATCTTCAGGCAGGCAAGACAGGTCCTCGGGCAAAAACAAGCGCTGTCGGAACTGACGATGAAGATTGCTCCTGGGACGGGTCCGGACCGGTGGCCGGAACGTTACGCAGAATGCCTGCTGAATCCATACAGACAAGCGGCGCGTCCATCATTGTTTCAGGCCAGGATGCCTGTATCGATCTTCTGCTGCCCAAAATAGCCGGAACAGGGGAGTCCGTCCTCCGATCGTACATGGGCTGTTACAACAGTCTCTATGCCCTCTACAACGGCAGGATCACCATGGCCGCCTCTCACCTCTGGGATGCAGAAACCGATACCTATAACTATCCTTTTATGCATCGGCTGCTCCCGGGATTACGGGTCGGCGTGTTGCGCCTTGCAGGACGTATGCAGGGCTTTTATGTGAAGAAAAAAAATCCTCTCAAGATAGAAAGCTGGAAGGATCTTGCCAGACCCGGCATCACCATAATCAACCGCGAAAAAGGCTGCGGTACACGGATACTGCTGGATCAGAAACTGACAGGGCTGAACATTGATCCTCAAGGTATACAGGGTTACACCAGGGAATCAGGTTCTCACCTGGTCTGCGCAGGAATAGTGGCTAAGGGCGGTGCGGATCTGGGCTGCGGCTGTGCAAGAGGCGCGGAAGGTATACAGGGCATTGAGTTCATACCCCTTCAGCTTGAATGGTACGATTTTGTATTCCGCCTTTCCGATAAAAATACTTCCGCAGTAAGAAGCATTTTGAGCTATGTTGATTCGCCGGAATTCAAGCAGGATCTTGAAATTCTTGGCGGCTACGATACTTCGCAGACAGGCAGATACGAAGAATTCTAA
- the modA gene encoding molybdate ABC transporter substrate-binding protein: protein MKKEGILTFGRPLALFALMSLAAAQLFAGGKSEAVPNKAEPEHQPVTILVAAAASLQYSYQELIPLFQEQYPWITVDGTYDSSGKLQTQIEQGLEADVFMSAAMTQMNNLVKGGLVAADSVKPLLENKIVLIKPAGTVTPVTGFENCAQAKIIALGDPASVPAGQYAKEAFTSLGNWDAVSARASFGTNVTEVLNWVGEGSAEVGVVYATDAATSKKVEIIAEAPAGSLSAKVLYPIGIVNASAKKDAAKLFMDFLASPDGLAIFLKYGFAGNK from the coding sequence ATGAAAAAGGAAGGAATTCTTACCTTCGGCAGGCCTTTGGCCTTGTTTGCCCTGATGTCTCTCGCGGCTGCCCAGCTCTTTGCGGGCGGTAAAAGCGAGGCCGTGCCAAACAAGGCTGAGCCTGAGCATCAGCCTGTTACGATTCTGGTGGCTGCAGCAGCGAGCCTTCAATATTCCTATCAGGAGCTTATCCCCCTCTTTCAGGAACAGTATCCCTGGATTACCGTAGATGGGACTTACGACAGTTCGGGCAAACTCCAGACCCAGATTGAGCAGGGCCTTGAGGCCGATGTGTTCATGTCGGCTGCCATGACCCAAATGAACAACCTCGTAAAGGGCGGTCTTGTGGCTGCTGATTCGGTTAAGCCCCTGCTGGAAAATAAAATTGTATTGATAAAGCCCGCAGGTACGGTTACTCCGGTTACAGGTTTTGAGAATTGCGCCCAGGCAAAGATCATAGCCCTTGGCGATCCCGCCAGTGTCCCTGCAGGCCAGTATGCCAAAGAGGCCTTTACCAGCCTGGGCAACTGGGATGCCGTTTCAGCCAGGGCCAGTTTCGGTACCAATGTTACAGAGGTGCTCAATTGGGTAGGCGAAGGCAGCGCCGAAGTTGGGGTGGTATATGCTACCGATGCGGCAACCAGCAAAAAAGTCGAAATCATTGCCGAAGCGCCCGCAGGCAGCCTTTCGGCAAAAGTACTCTATCCTATAGGCATAGTAAACGCCTCCGCAAAAAAAGACGCGGCAAAACTATTCATGGATTTCCTTGCTTCGCCTGACGGGCTCGCAATCTTTTTGAAATACGGATTCGCGGGGAATAAATAG
- the modB gene encoding molybdate ABC transporter permease subunit: protein MDLTPVLISLKTASASIAATFFLGLLLAEFVASTRRRELKMILDGILTLPLVLPPTVAGFFLLWIFGVRGPVGKFFVDLFGVKIAFSWAATVLASAAISFPMMYRSARGALEQVDPNLLYAARTLGMGEWTIFWKVSLPTALPGIASGAVLAFARGLGEFGATAMIAGNIAGKTRTLPLAIYSAVAAGDMNTAGVYVAIIVLLSFAVVALMNYFTIHERRK, encoded by the coding sequence ATGGATTTGACCCCGGTTTTAATTTCACTTAAGACCGCATCGGCATCTATTGCAGCAACCTTTTTTTTGGGGCTGCTGCTGGCAGAATTTGTTGCATCCACCAGGCGCAGGGAACTCAAGATGATACTCGACGGCATACTCACCCTGCCCCTGGTGCTTCCCCCCACAGTGGCAGGTTTTTTCCTGCTCTGGATATTCGGAGTGAGAGGGCCTGTGGGAAAATTTTTCGTAGACCTTTTCGGTGTTAAGATAGCTTTTTCCTGGGCCGCTACAGTGCTTGCTTCTGCTGCAATCTCCTTTCCCATGATGTACCGTTCCGCAAGGGGCGCTTTGGAACAGGTAGATCCCAACCTACTTTATGCGGCCAGAACCCTCGGTATGGGAGAATGGACAATTTTCTGGAAGGTGAGTCTCCCTACCGCCTTGCCCGGTATTGCCTCGGGGGCGGTGCTGGCCTTTGCCCGGGGTCTTGGTGAATTCGGCGCTACTGCCATGATTGCAGGCAACATAGCCGGCAAAACCCGTACCCTGCCCCTAGCGATATATTCCGCAGTCGCCGCAGGGGACATGAATACTGCGGGTGTGTATGTAGCAATCATTGTACTGCTTTCCTTTGCGGTAGTAGCATTAATGAATTATTTTACCATACATGAAAGAAGAAAGTAG
- a CDS encoding sulfate/molybdate ABC transporter ATP-binding protein, producing MEFETSGGAGECLGILGVSGSGKSMTLKCIAGIETPDEGHIEVNGRLLFDSTKKINLKPQARKAGYLFQNYALFPRMTVMENITAGLLLPKNEARSRADLLLGRFELEGLENRYPEQLSGGQQQRVALARMLIREPEAVLLDEPFSALDTNLREQMQISFPDFLRSCKDVIMVTHSRDEVYRLCSETLILDKGSCIKMGKTRDLFLNPGLVQAARLTGCKNISPIRRIGEDEIIALDWGLTLRTAVPVSDRITQVGIRAHDLLPAKSESAVNQIALKVIQISEEPFENVILFTNAETSSAETQKTIWWKYSKYSGLTIPEKLFIPPENLLLLE from the coding sequence ATTGAATTTGAAACTTCAGGCGGCGCTGGTGAATGCCTGGGCATATTGGGGGTTTCAGGTTCAGGCAAGAGCATGACCCTCAAATGCATTGCAGGCATCGAAACACCCGATGAGGGGCATATTGAAGTTAATGGCCGCCTTCTTTTTGATTCAACAAAAAAAATCAACCTTAAACCCCAGGCAAGAAAAGCAGGTTATCTCTTTCAGAATTACGCCCTCTTTCCCAGAATGACAGTGATGGAAAACATTACCGCAGGTCTTTTGCTTCCCAAAAACGAAGCCCGCAGTAGAGCTGACCTTTTGCTTGGGCGTTTTGAACTTGAAGGCCTTGAAAACCGTTATCCTGAGCAGCTTTCAGGAGGCCAGCAGCAGAGGGTGGCCTTGGCCCGCATGCTCATCAGGGAACCGGAGGCGGTGCTTCTGGATGAGCCATTTTCCGCCCTGGATACCAATTTGCGGGAACAGATGCAGATCAGCTTCCCTGATTTTTTAAGATCCTGTAAAGATGTGATCATGGTAACACACTCAAGGGACGAAGTGTACCGGCTTTGCAGCGAAACCCTGATACTCGATAAGGGCAGCTGCATTAAGATGGGCAAGACCCGCGATCTTTTTCTTAATCCCGGCCTGGTCCAGGCTGCCCGGCTTACGGGGTGCAAAAATATTTCTCCCATTAGGCGCATTGGCGAGGATGAAATCATCGCCCTCGACTGGGGGCTCACTCTCAGAACCGCAGTCCCTGTTTCGGATAGAATTACCCAGGTAGGGATCAGGGCTCATGATCTTTTGCCCGCAAAGAGCGAATCGGCCGTTAATCAGATAGCCCTCAAGGTGATTCAAATTTCAGAAGAACCTTTTGAAAATGTCATCCTCTTTACCAATGCCGAAACCAGCTCTGCTGAAACTCAAAAAACCATCTGGTGGAAATATAGCAAGTATTCAGGTCTCACAATTCCTGAAAAACTTTTTATTCCACCTGAAAATTTGCTCTTGCTGGAATAG
- a CDS encoding TOBE domain-containing protein yields MKISARNQFKGKILAIKEGAVNGIVIIDIGGGNKMSATISMDSIRELDLKVGGEAYAIVKATAVMVGID; encoded by the coding sequence ATGAAAATTAGTGCGCGCAACCAGTTCAAAGGCAAAATCCTTGCCATTAAGGAAGGGGCGGTTAACGGTATTGTGATAATCGACATAGGCGGGGGTAACAAAATGTCGGCTACCATTTCCATGGATTCCATCAGGGAGTTGGATCTTAAGGTGGGCGGCGAAGCCTATGCTATTGTTAAGGCTACTGCGGTGATGGTCGGGATAGACTGA
- a CDS encoding LeuA family protein, with the protein MRSDIQHSLSRVSILDTTLRDGDQAAGFAFSADAKLKIGRALAAVGVDIIETGFPLSSPADLEACRLLALDLSASGFRGLTAVMCRGRRFDIQESAKVFKGEVPGLLHISLPVSKIHIEAKLGKTEAEVLDMAREAVSYAAGLCAKVELGAEDASRADRNFLADYCAAAIEAGASIVNIADTLGSFCPKEIHDLVSFLLEKTPAFRDGKAVLSVHCHNDLGLACANTLEAIEAGCGQVEVSVSGIGERAGNAALEEIAANLAARPEHYQVSTNLLVEKIPPLVSMAAEISGTSGSLMKPLSGWNVRAHGSGIHQQGLSRSTETYSPQAAIGFTMVPERIVLSRHSGRAGVDLFCRRYCGFELDEETISRVTAHIKSSHFFEEGSAGISEFLCLLADIHKLPGTYEGPLIVDSWSEHTGADNEGNIRAQFEASLKIYGSNKTVQKISGSGDTAISAAFGALCKLGTLELKTVSLNGAGNRVRLYAEILADSRIYSAEHSGSEPSLLLFRCGLDALNAETLRS; encoded by the coding sequence TTGCGCTCTGATATTCAGCATTCCTTATCAAGGGTTTCCATACTGGACACCACATTGCGGGATGGGGATCAGGCCGCAGGTTTTGCATTCTCTGCCGATGCCAAACTCAAAATCGGGAGAGCTCTGGCCGCCGTCGGCGTGGATATAATCGAGACAGGTTTTCCTCTTTCAAGCCCAGCGGATCTTGAGGCCTGCCGCTTGCTTGCGCTTGACCTGTCAGCGTCAGGTTTTAGGGGCCTTACCGCGGTAATGTGCCGGGGCCGCCGTTTTGATATTCAAGAAAGCGCAAAAGTTTTTAAAGGGGAAGTGCCTGGGCTGCTCCATATTTCCCTACCGGTTAGTAAAATTCATATCGAAGCTAAATTAGGTAAAACAGAAGCAGAAGTTCTTGATATGGCAAGGGAAGCTGTTTCTTATGCAGCTGGGTTGTGCGCCAAAGTTGAATTGGGGGCGGAAGACGCTTCCCGGGCTGATCGCAATTTTCTTGCTGATTACTGCGCCGCTGCCATCGAGGCCGGCGCATCAATTGTAAATATAGCCGATACCCTCGGCAGTTTTTGCCCAAAGGAGATACACGATTTAGTGTCATTTCTGCTGGAGAAAACGCCGGCCTTTAGGGACGGCAAAGCTGTCTTGAGTGTTCATTGCCATAACGATCTGGGCCTGGCCTGTGCCAATACCCTGGAGGCAATAGAAGCCGGCTGCGGTCAGGTAGAGGTTTCTGTTTCCGGCATAGGGGAACGGGCAGGGAATGCCGCCCTGGAGGAAATTGCCGCCAATCTCGCGGCGCGGCCTGAGCATTATCAGGTAAGTACCAATCTCCTGGTTGAAAAAATTCCTCCCCTTGTGTCCATGGCGGCGGAAATTTCCGGGACTTCAGGTTCCCTGATGAAGCCCCTGAGCGGCTGGAACGTGAGGGCCCACGGTTCAGGCATACACCAGCAGGGGCTTTCCCGCAGTACTGAAACATATTCGCCCCAGGCTGCCATTGGCTTTACCATGGTTCCTGAGCGTATAGTGCTTTCACGTCATTCAGGCCGGGCGGGGGTTGATTTATTTTGCCGGCGCTACTGCGGTTTTGAACTTGATGAAGAAACTATTTCCCGGGTAACTGCTCATATTAAAAGTTCCCACTTTTTTGAGGAAGGCTCCGCAGGGATAAGTGAATTCCTCTGTTTACTGGCGGATATTCACAAGCTGCCCGGCACCTATGAAGGGCCCTTGATTGTAGATTCCTGGTCAGAGCATACCGGGGCTGATAATGAAGGGAATATACGCGCCCAGTTCGAAGCATCCCTTAAGATTTACGGAAGCAATAAAACGGTTCAGAAAATCTCCGGTTCAGGTGATACTGCCATTTCTGCGGCTTTCGGAGCTTTATGCAAACTGGGAACGCTTGAGCTGAAAACCGTGAGTCTCAACGGGGCAGGAAACCGCGTACGTCTGTATGCCGAAATCCTGGCAGACTCGCGGATTTACAGCGCCGAACATTCAGGTTCTGAACCTTCTCTGCTTCTATTCCGCTGCGGCCTTGATGCTTTAAATGCGGAGACGCTTCGCAGTTAA
- a CDS encoding (2Fe-2S) ferredoxin domain-containing protein, with amino-acid sequence MTKPQHHVLLCASFRMNGTPQGVCAKSGSGQLMQYLQEELTDRGLVDVAVSSTSCLRVCDRGPALVVYPENWWFGHIDSEEAIDAVIDSIEKGTPAAEYVIA; translated from the coding sequence ATGACTAAACCCCAACACCACGTTCTCTTATGTGCGTCTTTTCGCATGAACGGAACCCCTCAAGGCGTCTGTGCCAAATCAGGCTCAGGCCAGCTTATGCAGTACCTCCAGGAAGAACTTACAGACCGCGGCCTCGTCGATGTAGCGGTATCCAGCACATCCTGTCTCAGAGTTTGCGACCGCGGACCTGCCCTGGTGGTGTACCCTGAAAATTGGTGGTTCGGCCACATCGACAGCGAAGAAGCCATAGATGCGGTTATCGACTCCATTGAGAAGGGAACTCCCGCGGCCGAATACGTCATCGCTTAA
- a CDS encoding radical SAM protein: MDFGNHPCFNSEVRHSTGRIHLPVAAKCNIQCNFCNRKYDCVNENRPGVTSAILSPFQALDYLGMVMEKMEEKTPIAVIGIAGPGDPFANAEETLATMELVHEKYPEKILCLATNGLGLAEYSGRLVNLNISHVTITVNAVDPEIGAKIYSWVRFGPKVYRGIEGAKVLLERQTEAIKVLKSLGIIVKINTVIIPGVNDTHAAKIAEYCANLGADIQNCIPMMHVEGSAFENIPSLNPGDMLPIRNEAFKYIKQMSHCARCRADAAGLIGDQNSGELDRLLAEASIPKPTSKRPYLAIASMEGLFVNRHLGEATQLWVFGIEKGKLVLCEQRSTPEPGSGNTRWETLANTFSDCFALLAANCGATPKKVLESLSLPVITGEGLITDLAASLLGGRGIPRVFTAQRKPGNGQGCTGSGMGCGA, from the coding sequence ATGGACTTTGGAAATCATCCTTGTTTTAACAGTGAAGTCAGACACAGTACCGGAAGAATACACCTCCCTGTAGCCGCCAAGTGCAATATACAGTGCAACTTCTGCAACCGCAAATACGATTGTGTAAACGAAAACCGTCCCGGCGTTACCAGCGCAATACTCTCGCCTTTCCAGGCCCTGGATTATCTTGGCATGGTAATGGAAAAAATGGAAGAGAAAACTCCTATCGCTGTTATAGGCATAGCCGGTCCCGGCGATCCCTTTGCCAATGCCGAAGAAACCCTTGCGACTATGGAATTAGTGCACGAAAAATATCCCGAAAAAATTCTCTGCCTCGCCACCAATGGCCTTGGCCTTGCTGAATACTCAGGCAGATTGGTGAATCTTAACATCTCCCATGTTACTATTACTGTCAACGCTGTTGATCCCGAAATCGGCGCTAAAATTTATTCATGGGTGCGCTTCGGCCCTAAAGTTTACCGCGGAATAGAAGGCGCCAAGGTCCTTCTCGAACGCCAGACCGAAGCCATAAAAGTCTTAAAATCTTTAGGAATAATTGTAAAGATAAACACGGTTATCATACCCGGCGTAAATGATACCCATGCAGCCAAAATTGCTGAATACTGCGCCAATCTCGGGGCTGATATACAAAACTGTATCCCCATGATGCATGTCGAAGGCTCCGCCTTTGAAAACATCCCCAGCCTAAACCCCGGAGACATGCTTCCCATCAGAAACGAAGCTTTCAAATACATCAAACAAATGTCCCATTGCGCCCGCTGCCGCGCCGATGCCGCAGGTCTCATAGGCGATCAAAACTCAGGTGAACTTGACCGTCTTCTGGCCGAAGCCTCCATTCCCAAACCCACATCCAAACGTCCCTATCTCGCAATAGCTTCGATGGAAGGTCTCTTTGTAAACCGCCACCTTGGAGAAGCAACCCAACTCTGGGTTTTTGGAATAGAAAAAGGCAAACTCGTTCTCTGTGAACAGCGCTCCACCCCGGAACCTGGTTCAGGCAATACTCGTTGGGAAACCCTGGCCAACACCTTCTCCGACTGTTTTGCTTTATTGGCAGCCAACTGCGGTGCTACTCCAAAAAAAGTTCTAGAATCCTTGAGTCTCCCCGTTATTACAGGAGAAGGCCTTATCACCGACTTGGCAGCTTCCCTGCTGGGAGGCCGGGGCATCCCAAGAGTCTTCACAGCCCAAAGAAAACCAGGGAATGGTCAAGGCTGTACCGGAAGCGGAATGGGCTGCGGAGCATAG
- a CDS encoding nitrogenase component 1, translating to MSLQTTAVPNFTSTRNACKLCSPLGACLVLRGIEGCIPLIHGSQGCSTYIRRYGISHFREPIDIASSNFVESTAIFGGKDNLFTALDNVSRSYKPAAIGVTSTCLSETIGEDVPMYLRQYEIDRAKGLRNNGGQNPAIFYASTPSYRGTHMDGFHEAVFAAVSKLVDGEKITRTESKGRINLVSGFISAEDLRELQTILGSFTTDYTLLPDYSESLDGPSWETYQKLPQGGTKPEDIKKMGEAAGTVYFGIAPGHDAGKWLEETWGVPLFRQDLPIGIENCDPFYKTLSKLSGKEIPEIWNRQRGRLIDAYIDGHKYVNSKRAIIYGEEDFVASLASFLDEIGIVPVIAATGADSQGFKKRIQGVLRNTRQEVQIADDADFVTILEMAKDLRPDFIMGHSKGLFLSRELGIPLVRCGFPIHDRIGGQRILHLGYKGTLNLFDLVCNAIMEAKQDQHDKGYTYI from the coding sequence ATGAGCCTTCAAACTACTGCTGTTCCTAATTTTACTTCTACACGCAATGCCTGCAAGCTCTGTTCGCCCCTGGGGGCCTGTTTAGTGTTGAGGGGGATTGAAGGCTGCATACCCTTAATACATGGATCGCAAGGGTGCTCAACGTATATCAGGCGTTACGGCATCAGCCATTTCAGGGAACCTATTGATATTGCATCCTCAAATTTTGTTGAATCTACCGCGATTTTTGGAGGAAAGGATAATCTTTTTACCGCTTTGGACAATGTTTCACGTTCTTACAAGCCTGCCGCGATTGGTGTTACATCAACGTGCCTTTCTGAAACCATTGGTGAAGATGTACCCATGTATCTGAGGCAATATGAAATTGATCGGGCCAAAGGTTTGAGAAATAACGGCGGGCAGAATCCTGCGATTTTCTATGCATCTACTCCCAGTTACCGCGGTACGCACATGGATGGTTTCCATGAAGCTGTTTTTGCGGCAGTGAGCAAACTCGTTGATGGAGAGAAAATAACCAGAACAGAAAGCAAAGGGCGCATCAATCTTGTTTCAGGTTTTATTTCGGCTGAGGATTTACGGGAACTTCAAACTATTCTAGGTTCCTTTACCACTGATTACACTCTTCTTCCCGATTATTCAGAAAGCCTTGACGGGCCTTCATGGGAAACCTACCAGAAGCTTCCCCAGGGTGGTACAAAACCGGAAGATATTAAAAAGATGGGAGAGGCGGCAGGTACAGTATACTTTGGCATAGCTCCCGGACACGACGCGGGAAAGTGGCTTGAAGAAACCTGGGGCGTTCCCCTTTTCAGGCAGGATCTTCCCATCGGCATAGAAAATTGCGATCCTTTCTATAAAACTCTTTCTAAATTGTCAGGAAAAGAAATCCCTGAAATATGGAATCGCCAGCGGGGAAGGCTTATCGACGCCTACATAGACGGCCACAAATACGTTAACAGCAAGCGGGCTATTATTTACGGGGAAGAAGATTTCGTAGCGAGTCTGGCTTCCTTCCTTGATGAAATTGGAATTGTGCCGGTAATAGCAGCTACAGGTGCGGATAGTCAGGGCTTTAAAAAAAGAATTCAGGGCGTATTACGGAACACCAGGCAGGAAGTTCAGATCGCAGATGACGCGGATTTTGTAACCATCCTGGAAATGGCAAAGGATCTAAGACCTGACTTTATCATGGGCCACAGCAAGGGCCTCTTTCTTTCCCGCGAATTAGGCATACCCCTGGTGCGCTGCGGTTTCCCTATTCACGACCGTATAGGCGGCCAGCGCATACTCCACCTGGGATATAAAGGAACGCTTAATCTATTCGACCTTGTCTGCAATGCAATTATGGAAGCAAAACAGGATCAGCATGATAAAGGATATACCTATATTTAG